A genomic region of Papaver somniferum cultivar HN1 chromosome 7, ASM357369v1, whole genome shotgun sequence contains the following coding sequences:
- the LOC113295993 gene encoding cilia- and flagella-associated protein 251-like, with protein sequence MKLKPKLDKEIERNAEDLIKHEKLVSFNEERIKKLHEVDLRNVQNDKDLVDLCVDTLQEIIGFNKTLKSEDERDDVEQEEEEGEKGGKGGDEEEEGEKGNKSGKGGDVDDSDDDEEEEGEKGKEGGKGGGDLDDSDDDEEEEGAKGSKGGDEEDRTESEKNEVPSETPKNLSTPSSKTNEGNELKDMEDESEYDKGVESEAANKSSRPLSKSNEEEDGKDGTSLGFESETANKPSTSLPKTNEIAEDQQDQMDLDNQDVMDTTQTAEIDEALIITSQAISQLDPKGMLSVEEDVLLLTHREDPEKKRYTSIDDLLDNLYETVFVNLEKNCYRTAPSEVKEKMATLIDDCPSFSLLSQEDPKEESSQKSLSNEDVRERIVVEVVQFIQQNPSEFFSSQEVEEEKTTPVRTRSGKMKEAEMLKTKAAGKLSKTPQNRVAKKKLDPEFTAEGKTGPLKIKEGQKPGYPASLKRKAEEYRHALQLPDIRQSPLYHAMEPGDAK encoded by the exons ATGAAGTTAAAACCAAAGTTGGATAAAGAGATTGAAAGAAATGCTGAGGACTTG ATTAAACATGAAAAGCTTGTTAGCTTCAATGAAGAAAGAATCAAAAAACTTCATGAAGTTGATCTGAGGAATGTGCAAAATGATAAGGATCTTGTTGATTTATGTGTTGACACCTTGCAAGAAATCATTGGATTTAacaaaacattaaaaagtgaGGATGAACGTGATGATGTTGAGCAGGAGGAGGAGGAAGGTGAGAAAggtggcaaaggtggtgat gaggaggaggaaggtgAGAAAGGTAATAAAAGTGGCAAAGGTGGTGATGTggatgatagtgatgatgatgaggaggaggaaggTGAGAAAGGTAAGGAAGGTGGAAAAGGTGGTGGTGATCTggatgatagtgatgatgatgaggaggaggagggtgCAAAG GGTAGCAAAGGTGGTGACGAGGAGGATAGAACTGAATCCGAAAAGAATGAAGTTCCATCTGAAACTCCTAAAAATCTGAG CACTCCTTCATCAAAGACCAATGAGGGAAATGAATTAAAGGATATGGAGGATGAAAGTGAATATGACAAAGGAGTTGAGTCTGAAGCTGCTAACAAGTCGAG TAGGCCTCTGTCAaagtcaaatgaagaagaggatggcaAGGATGGAACAAGCCTAGGATTTGAGTCTGAAACTGCTAACAAGCCGAG CACTTCTCTGCCAAAGACAAATGAAATCGCTGAAGATCAACAAGACCAGATGGACCTTGATAACCAGGATGTGATGGATACCACTCAAACTGCTGAAATTGATGAAGCTTTGATAATAACATCTCAAGCCATATCTCAGCTGGACCCTAAAGGCATGTTGTCGGTTGAAGAAGATGTCCTTTTACTCACACACAGAGAAGATCCAGAGAAGAAGCGTTATACATCAATTGATGACCTTCTAGATAACTTGTATGAAACTGTGTTTGTAAATCTTGAAAAAAATTGTTACAGAACGGCACCATCTGAAGTGAAGGAAAAGATGGCAACCCTGATCGACGATTGTCCAAGCTTTTCATTACTGAGCCAAGAAGATCCAAAAGAAGAGTCGTCGCaaaaatcattatccaatgaaGATGTACGAGAAAGGATCGTTGTTGAAGTAGTGCAGTTCATCCAACAAAATCCTAGTGAATTTTTTAGCAGTCAAGAGGTAGAAGAAGAGAAGACGACACCAGTGAGGACAAGATCAGGGAAGATGAAGGAAGCAGAGATGTTGAAGACAAAAGCGGCTGGAAAGTTGTCCAAGACACCGCAAAATAGAGTTGCAAAGAAAAAGCTTGATCCAGAGTTCACTGCCGAAGGTAAAACCGGACCACTAAAGATAAAAGAGGGACAAAAACCAGGTTATCCTGCGTCACTAAAGAGAAAGGCAGAGGAGTATCGTCATGCTCTTCAATTGCCAGATATTCGTCAATCTCCGCTATACCATGCAATGGAACCGGGAGACGCCAAATGA
- the LOC113299629 gene encoding UPF0415 protein C7orf25 homolog, producing MMNDKGKTQYIQMEGFEYKPNPYSSSNEKTMNWNCSTSEVIEESKKRCEVVTNQINNLSPHSKITDSCKQTLVRLVRSELKFLNRLSASSNHSSPISVNIGYVESIVHILQQPFINGVSRVCKPIPIPSQRGKKEDSIAKGVHVDIVCNLDKSPVWFIVSDRNPKYISWSGSHKNKGLRTRVEQVLAEAQSTLTLKPVSIILFFANGLDGAVFKKLGDGFGASELGVKFSLPNADFCDELEDDWVSVMARSYENACILQIQVDSMGNAVPMLDRGIRDPLLGDTRSELSECPTASMLEDEFYYLISRMKLVYLDVESTGPDMLSGEDIINFDTTALIALVSGISNGCTEKLLAAPEYELRERFKSNYEFVIAQVMSELQNPIFAELRPLMSGKIGMICETVHLEFKELVSMCGGPKERLRADQLLKHLSIVPDAPSLRMMGLPTTRKIAAKNKVVFGTGDYWRAPTLTANMGFLRAISQTGMSLLTLEHRPRALTGD from the exons ATGATGAATGATAAAGGGAAAACTCAGTACATACAAATGGAAGGTTTTGAATACAAACCTAACCCTTACAGTAGTAGTAATGAGAAAACAATGAATTGGAATTGTTCAACAAGTGAAGTGATTGAAGAGTCAAAAAAGAGATGTGAAGTTGTTACAAATCAAATTAATAACTTATCACCTCATTCTAAGATTACTGATTCTTGTAAACAAACACTTGTTAGATTAGTTCGTTCTGAACTTAAATTCCTTAATCGTTTATCTGCTTCTTCAAATCATTCTTCTCCAATCAG TGTTAATATTGGTTACGTTGAATCCATTGTTCACATTCTTCAGCAACCATTCATAAATGGAGTTTCTCGTGTGTGCAAACCTATTCCGATACCATCACAGCGTGGAAAGAAAGAAGATTCAATAGCAAAGGGTGTTCATGTTGATATTGTTTGTAATCTAGATAAAAGCCCAGTTTGGTTTATCGTATCAGATAGAAACCCTAAATACATTTCATGGTCAGGATCACATAAAAATAAAGGGTTAAGAACGCGAGTAGAGCAAGTTCTGGCTGAGGCTCAGTCCACATTGACATTGAAACCAGTATCGATCATTCTTTTCTTTGCAAATGGACTTGATGGAGCTGTTTTTAAGAAGCTTGGAGACGGATTTGGTGCGTCAGAGTTGGGCGTTAAATTTTCTCTTCCGAATGCTGATTTCTGTGACGAATTAGAGGATGATTGGGTCAGTGTAATGGCAAGATCTTATGAAAATGCATGCATCTTACAAATACAGGTAGACTCTATGGGGAACGCAGTTCCTATGTTAGATCGTGGGATAAGAGATCCGCTCTTAGGAGATACTAGATCAGAGTTATCAGAATGTCCAACTGCATCTATGTTAGAGGATGAATTCTATTATTTAATTTCAAGGATGAAATTAGTCTATTTGGATGTGGAATCTACTGGACCAGATATGCTTTCGGGTGAAGATATCATAAATTTTGATACGACAGCTTTGATTGCTCTTGTGTCAGGAATCAGTAATGGTTGTACGGAAAAACTGCTGGCTGCACCAGAGTATGAATTGAGGGAGCGGTTTAAGAGCAACTATGAGTTTGTAATTGCACAG GTAATGTCGGAACTGCAAAACCCCATTTTTGCTGAATTGAGACCTTTGATGTCTGGAAAGATAGGCATGATATGTGAAACTGTTCATTTGGAGTTCAAGGAGCTCGTATCAATGTGTGGGGGGCCTAAGGAGAGGTTAAGAGCAGATCAGTTACTAAAACATCTTTC GATTGTGCCTGATGCTCCTTCACTGCGGATGATGGGCCTTCCAACTACAAGAAAGATTGCAGCAAAGAATAAAGTTGTGTTTGGGACAGGAGACTACTGGAGGGCGCCAACTTTGACGGCAAATATGGGATTTTTGAGAGCAATTTCCCAAACTGGTATGTCACTGTTGACCCTTGAACACAGACCCCGTGCATTAACTGGTGATTAA
- the LOC113299630 gene encoding NDR1/HIN1-like protein 6: MMMTEQQKIHPVADVEAPHPTAPLVNSRSARSDKGDPELQQYAPRRNIPVYHSKPPKKRRGCCCKCICWTISLIILLIIIIAAAAAGILRGFQPKLPKYSIDRLRITDFQLDTDASLFARFAVRVTASNPNKKIGIYYEDGSNLSVFYTGTKLCEGRLPHFYQGHQNTTILDVALKGQTPNANALFSALRTEQQTTGSIPLNLRVKVPVKIKLGKLKLWKIKFMVRCDLVVDNLSAAASIRIKTSDCKFRLRPF; this comes from the coding sequence ATGATGATGACGGAACAACAGAAAATTCATCCGGTGGCCGACGTGGAAGCACCACATCCTACAGCGCCATTAGTTAATAGTAGGTCAGCTAGATCAGACAAAGGTGACCCAGAACTACAGCAATATGCACCACGAAGAAATATTCCAGTTTATCATTCGAAACCTCCTAAGAAGAGGAGAGGTTGCTGCTGCAAATGCATTTGTTGGACAATAAGCTTAATTATACTTCTGATAATCataattgctgctgctgctgccggaATTTTGCGCGGTTTCCAACCTAAACTACCTAAATATTCCATCGATCGTCTAAGAATAACGGATTTTCAGCTTGACACCGATGCAAGTCTCTTTGCAAGATTTGCTGTCAGGGTTACCGCGAGTAACCCGAACAAGAAAATTGGTATATATTATGAAGATGGTAGTAACTTGAGTGTTTTCTATACAGGAACCAAGTTATGTGAAGGTAGACTGCCACACTTTTACCAAGGTCATCAGAACACTACTATCTTAGATGTGGCGCTAAAGGGACAAACACCAAATGCAAATGCCCTGTTCTCGGCGTTGAGGACTGAACAACAAACAACGGGGAGTATTCCATTGAATCTTAGAGTTAAAGTGCCAGTAAAGATCAAACTTGGGAAATTGAAGCTTTGGAAGATTAAGTTCATGGTTAGGTGCGATTTGGTTGTGGATAATTTAAGTGCTGCTGCTTCCATTAGAATCAAAACAAGTGATTGTAAATTTAGGTTGAGGCCTTTTTAG